One genomic region from Candida albicans SC5314 chromosome 6, complete sequence encodes:
- the PEX11 gene encoding Pex11p (Putative peroxisomal membrane protein; role in fatty acid oxidation; expression is Tac1-regulated; Hms1p-dependent induction by geldamycin; Spider biofilm induced) encodes MVVDTLIYHPTLSKLIKFWDSTPKREKTFRLLSYLSRFLGYYAYKKGYSKETIELWSNLKAHFTFIRKAMRFFKPINHLQLASKAFDNKLMDPILQFTTIIRNLGYAGYLTIDAIVFFKLLGIIDKKKYPNLGKYASRFWLLGLIAGLINSLRIIYSLNSYENDQKNTQDEKVKVKETETETETKADTVAINQKLYQAKRKLIWDLLDTFIALNSLDILHFTEGDVGLAGVITSLLGLQDLWKAT; translated from the coding sequence ATGGTTGTTGACACATTGATTTATCATCCTACATTAagtaaattaattaaattttggGATTCTACTCCTAAAAGAGAGAAAACTTTTAGATTATTATCATATTTATCAAGATTTCTTGGTTATTATGCTTATAAAAAAGGTTATTCtaaagaaacaattgaattgtgGAGTAATTTAAAAGCTCATTTCACATTTATTAGAAAAGCCATGAGATTTTTTAAACCAATTAATCATTTACAATTGGCTTCTAAAgcttttgataataaattaatggatccaattttacaatttactactattattagAAATTTGGGTTATGCTGGTTATTTAACTATTGATGCTattgtatttttcaaattattaggaattattgataaaaagaaatatccTAATTTAGGTAAATATGCTTCAAGATTTTGGTTACTTGGTTTAATTGCTGgattaataaattctttaaGAATAATTTATAGTTTGAATTCTTATGAAAATGATCAAAAAAACACCCAAGATGAAAAGGTAAAGGTAAAGGAAACTGAAACTGAAACTGAAACTAAAGCTGATACTGTTGCtattaatcaaaaattatatcaagctaaaagaaaattgatttgggATTTATTAGATACTTTTATTGCATTGAATTCTTTAGATATCTTGCATTTCACTGAAGGTGATGTTGGTTTAGCTGGGGTTATAACTTCATTATTAGGTTTACAAGATTTATGGAAAGCCACTTGA
- a CDS encoding uncharacterized protein (Ortholog of C. parapsilosis CDC317 : CPAR2_601110, C. dubliniensis CD36 : Cd36_64660, Candida tenuis NRRL Y-1498 : CANTEDRAFT_119969 and Lodderomyces elongisporus NRLL YB-4239 : LELG_04881) — translation MIPSMTIDQLIESKWYETYESYSINHNLPIDKTIKSSLPSITQEQQQQQQQQQQQQEQVPTQTPEIDLTNDIPNIIKLINKQSNVKELSTELTNVLLKYYWVGFDTGYECCNSNK, via the coding sequence ATGATACCAAGTATGACAATTGATCAGTTGATTGAATCCAAATGGTATGAAACATATGAATCTTATAGTATTAATCATAATTTACCCATAGATAAAACTATCAAACTGTCGTTACCATCAATAACccaagaacaacaacaacaacaacaacagcagcagcagcagcaggAGCAAGTACCAACACAAACCCCAGAAATAGATTTAACAAATGATATTCCAAACATAATCAAACTAATCaataaacaatcaaatgTAAAAGAATTATCTACTGAATTAACAAATGTTCTACTAAAATATTATTGGGTAGGATTTGATACTGGTTATGAATGTTGTAACTCCAATAAATAA
- the NOP8 gene encoding Nop8p (Ortholog of S. cereviiae Nop8; has a role in ribosomal large subunit biogenesis; rat catheter and Spider biofilm induced), translated as MATIENNKESPIKDFRVYIGNISPKLKENEQSLTTRIAKYGIIKSPLEFHTKPLQLYYFAYVTISTTDSEFNKLKKSLNGVLFMGMKLIISLAKPNYLERWKKSNSKDKDKEGGRSNNNQIKQLEQLRRDKIVESRLEKIQEYKTNYPTNKFTSNLITCYNAGFNQPEISISEHTTNNISANTKNPPPKHRLIGSKSYGALTQPNKFNQNRFLYRSGKGIVIRGVHRKTPRSNLKLKQQTLRILINGELKIFKNYKTKLWGIEKNKTIRDLTWKYINGEWRSGDDHIIEKVTCGISSGQQAENYSKDNIIIDKEDNSGNKLSSIDNDNDNDNDKEEIDKNKSILASMFDSYDFDKPIELEETGNEIHGSGGKVATAAADDDDDDDDEIEVDSKGRKKAKHYDYEIEGKISEDEQEEEENDAEKINTVDIKSANQIIENYKQSSSFVPTKETYYDEDDEGNEIELDEFNNKYTTEAIKSNYDKDHNDIEVEREDNDDDEEEEFIPTFGAPKPNTNNTETLRALFNPTTSNTTIQPTSIADNGSFKLGLQDDDEDLDTDKQLDNLKQQELYKKLQKQRQEQQQQQQEEETNNQQLLSSNKKFGLFWCHFDSPFLSTQSQFSKLGGGGGNGKIKLPGEEEEEVEGKDDKDQDEDEESLYEKWFWSMRGDISRECKRRKRDLLRTIRKKKKN; from the coding sequence ATGGCAACAATAGAAAACAATAAGGAGTCACCGATAAAAGACTTTCGAGTATATATTGGAAATATATCTCCTAAActtaaagaaaatgaacaaaGTTTAACTACTAGAATCGCCAAATATGGAATCATCAAATCACCCTTAGAATTTCATACTAAACCTTTacaattatattattttgcTTATGTGACTATATCTACTACTGATTctgaatttaataaattaaagaaatctTTGAATGGAGTTTTATTTATGgggatgaaattgattatttctTTAGCTAAACCCAATTATTTAGAAAGAtggaaaaaatcaaattccaAAGACAAAGACAAGGAAGGAGGAcgtagtaataataatcaaattaaacaacTTGAACAATTACGTCGtgataaaattgttgaatctAGATTAGAAAAAATCCAAgaatataaaacaaattatccaactaataaattcacttcaaatttaattacTTGTTATAATGCTGGATTTAATCAACCAGAAATATCTATTCTGGAACatacaacaaacaacattTCAGCAAACACGAAAAATCCACCACCTAAACATCGATTAATTGGATCAAAATCATATGGTGCATTAACTCAAccaaataaattcaatcaaaataGATTTTTATATCGATCAGGTAAAGGGATTGTTATAAGAGGAGTTCATCGTAAAACTCCCAGActgaatttaaaattaaaacaacaaactttaagaattttaattaatggagaattgaaaatttttaaaaattataaaactaaattatGGgggattgaaaaaaataaaactattaGAGATTTGACTTGGAAATATATTAATGGTGAATGGAGATCTGGTGATGATcatataattgaaaaagttacATGTGGTATATCTTCTGGACAACAAGCAGAAAATTATAGTAAAGATAATATTATAATAGATAAAGAAGACAATAGTGGTAATAAGTTATCTAGTATcgataatgataatgacaATGACAATGACAAGGAAGAAATTGACAAGAATAAATCTATATTAGCATCAATGTTTGATTCATACGATTTTGATAAACCAATAGAATTAGAAGAGACTGGAAACGAAATTCatggtagtggtggtaaaGTTGctactgctgctgctgatgatgatgatgatgatgatgatgaaattgaagtAGATTCTAAAGGCAGAAAGAAAGCAAAACATTACGATTATGAGATTGAAGGGAAAATATCAGAGgatgaacaagaagaagaagaaaatgatgctgaaaaaattaataccgttgatattaaatcagctaatcaaattattgaaaattataaacaatCATCAAGTTTTGTGCCTACTAAAGAAACATACTATGACGAAGATGACGAAggtaatgaaattgaattagatGAATTTAATAACAAGTATACCACTGAAGCAATTAAAAGTAATTATGATAAAGATCATAACGATATAGAGGTGGAGAGGGAggataatgatgatgatgaagaagaagaatttattCCAACGTTTGGTGCTCCAAAAccaaatacaaataataCTGAAACTTTAAGAGCATTATTTAATCCAACTACAAGTAACACAACTATTCAACCAACATCAATAGCAGATAATGGATCATTTAAACTTGGTTTacaagatgatgatgaagatcTTGATACTGATAAACAATTGGATAATcttaaacaacaagaattatacaaaaaattacaaaagCAACgtcaagaacaacaacaacaacaacaagaagaagaaaccaataatcaacaattattatcaagtaataaaaaatttggattatttTGGTGTCATTTTGATTCACCATTTTTATCTACTCAATCACAATTTAGTAAAttaggtggtggtggtggtaatgggaaaataaaattaccaggtgaagaagaagaagaagtagaaggaaaagatgataaagatcaagatgaagatgaagaatcaTTATATGAAAAATGGTTTTGGAGTATGAGAGGTGATATTTCACGTGAATGTAAACGTCGTAAACGTGATTTATTAAGAACCATACgtaaaaagaagaagaattga
- a CDS encoding dolichyl-P-Man:Man(5)GlcNAc(2)-PP-dolichol alpha-1,3-mannosyltransferase (Dolichol-P-Man dependent alpha(1-3) mannosyltransferase; role in the synthesis of dolichol-linked oligosaccharide donor for N-linked glycosylation of proteins; rat catheter biofilm repressed) yields the protein MPIVQESPKEVDTVLKNQSTNASTNTNTNKQQFRESPEFTLSNVLDDIKQGIIAFLINPKVTIIVYPIIICLSSILTKIVINKISYTEIDFITYMQQIKLINQGIIKYSEIEGDSGPIVYPGGFVQIYQFIQWLISSSSSSSSSTGEEILSYDVREAQYIFSYLFTTSIIFNCLIYINLINIPPWTIYLFLLSKRLVSIYVLRLFNDCWTTLAILGVILILQQASTNITEDWLVYLLVILASDLYSIAISIKMNALLYFPGFIIIVYFLLDESLIKSTSVLIVMIFIQIIMGWQFLLPLELFNNDVDVRRMASIIRWDYINQAFNFKRKFLYEWTVNWKFLSIETFTSDGFAKLLLLLHVFTLLVFIITRFLNSRITGKSITSLIYQIVLPFSSSSSSSKSSSSSNGNNSNLIKNPQSGPQLIFIIMSITNLIGILFARSLHYQFLSWYAWSLPGLLYLNFPIYFALPIWFVHEWCWNVFPSNSISSITLVSILSLIIGATWWNFDHWXPTISQFIIYF from the coding sequence ATGCCAATTGTTCAAGAATCACCAAAAGAAGTGGATACtgttttaaaaaatcaGTCAACCAATGCAAGcacaaacacaaacacaaataaacaacaatttcGAGAATCACCAGAATTTACATTATCAAATGTATTAGACGATATCAAACAAGGTATAATTGCCTTTCTTATTAATCCCAAAGTAACAATTATTGTATATCCTATAATCATATGTTTAAGTTCTATATTAACCAAAATTgtcattaataaaatttcatatactgaaattgattttattactTATATGcaacaaattaaattaattaatcaagGTATAATTAAATATAGTGAAATTGAAGGAGATTCAGGACCAATTGTATATCCTGGTGGGTTTGtccaaatttatcaatttattcaatggttaatcagtagtagtagtagcagtagtagtagtactgGGGAGGAAATATTGTCTTATGATGTTAGAGAAGCACAATATATTTTCAGTTATTTATTTACTACTAgtataattttcaattgtttgatatatattaatttaattaatatcCCACCATGgacaatatatttatttttgttgagtAAACGATTGGTATCGATTTATGTTTTACgattatttaatgattgTTGGACAACTTTAGCTATATTGGGAGTGATTTTAATATTACAACAAGCTAGTACTAACATCACGGAAGATTGGTTGGTATATTTATTGGTGATATTGGCAAGTGATTTATATAGTATTGCCATATCGATAAAAATGAATgcattattatattttccTGGGTTTATcataattgtttatttcttATTGGATGAAAgtttaattaaatcaacaagtGTTTTAATAGTGATGATATTTATCCAAATTATAATGGGTTGGCAATTTTTATTACCATTGgaattgtttaataatgatgtGGATGTTAGAAGAATGGCATCGATTATAAGATGGGATTATATTAATCAagctttcaattttaaacGAAAATTCTTATATGAATGGACCgtaaattggaaatttttatcaattgaaacttTCACATCAGATGGATTTgctaaattattattgttattacaTGTTTTCACCCTCTTGgttttcattatcaccagatttttgaattctcGTATCACAGGCAAATCAATCACTagtttaatttatcaaattgtgttaccattttcttcttcttcttcttcttctaaatcatcatcatcatcaaatggTAATAATTCAAACTTGATTAAAAATCCTCAATCAGGTCCACAAttaattttcattattatgtCAATTACTAATTTAATTGGTATTTTATTTGCTAGATCTTtacattatcaatttttaagTTGGTATGCTTGGTCATTACCAGgattattatatttgaatttcccAATTTATTTTGCCTTGCCAATTTGGTTTGTTCATGAATGGTGTTGGAATGTTTTCCCTAGTAATTCAATTAGTTCAATTACATTAGTTAGTATTTTATCATTGATTATTGGTGCAACTTGGTGGAATTTTGATCATTGGKTTCCCACCATCAGTCAATTTATCATCTACTTCTAA
- the FLO8 gene encoding Flo8p (Transcription factor; required for hyphal formation and CO2 induced white-opaque switching; regulates hyphal gene expression; required for virulence in mouse systemic infection; binds Efg1p; binds Mss11p via LisH motif; has LUFS domain) gives MVPNTTKQVLNSLILDFLVKHQFQDTAKAFSKESPNLPSIPPLMDCSQGFLLEWWQVFFDLFQVRYGDGNSNNNPNNKLYHDYLRVQETQKHLFSQLPLIQQQQQQQHHFQQQQQQQGQQGQPFSQQQQRGIGVASGMQNQQHQFAPQHQGQPQGPGQTPQPPGSATNANFPINMPPNSNPQQQMFPINQQFAQMPNGQNQPSMEQQQRMAMMMKQQAMAAQRQQIPMNGLDPQQQQQMMNAVGGGPGNLNLQQQLFLQQQQQQQQQPKTTFQQQAQNQMNNLRQQAAMVAQQQQQQQQQQQQQGQLQGNLASAMGDSSSKNNSPVGARSNQQSTPQQNAAPAPSPHPSQQGQAQAQHNFQSQQQQQQQQMTKMAGSQGMKKNGQMSNGTSNNSSGRNNNALRDYQNQLMLLERQNKERLEFARNTGNSDSNPLSNGMMFAGQNQYSNSNQNQNQLPPNQQQPTPATFHPPPPPTTANGPQGQFNQKPSPATSNNSPALGNKSSPAMGNKKSKKESNSKKGKKANSNASTTANNKTSGQTTPNMSQPPSAGTEPKQPQPTEQMRQLQDKQQRPGSNTPSMGKKDFQPLTPRSEPISGETTKKKRKSGKLNDNNENSNGNSPKKQAKTNANSKNLDPIIKEEENGVLSLKKESSTSLQDQDLDLNPPLAPTQATAMSNTFNDDPFDVHLLDTQHHHQQNSNNSNHNRGQNLSNGSNNLSVSGPGMGMNNSVFGDSTHAFDINFNIDSLDDIWTTTGPGGDITGTGSGSGGAGGTDDDNFMGMNWAADPIENGD, from the coding sequence ATGGTTCCCAACACAACTAAACAGGTTTTAAACTCGttgattttggattttttggtcaaacatcaatttcaagatACAGCAAAAGCATTTTCTAAAGAAAGTCCCAACTTGCCTTCTATTCCTCCTTTGATGGATTGTTCTCAAGGATTTTTATTGGAATGGTGGCaagttttctttgatttatttcaaGTCAGATATGGAGACGGTAACAGTAATAATAACCCTAACAACAAGCTTTATCATGATTATCTCAGAGTCCAAGAAACTCAAAAACATCTTTTCAGTCAACTTCCTCTCAtacagcagcagcaacaacaacaacatcactttcaacaacaacaacaacaacaagggCAACAGGGACAGCCTTTCCTGCAGCAACAGCAAAGAGGAATCGGTGTTGCTAGTGGTAtgcaaaatcaacaacatcaatttGCCCCACAGCATCAAGGCCAACCTCAAGGACCAGGTCAAACACCTCAACCGCCAGGTTCTGCAACTAACGCTAATTTCCCTATCAATATGCCACCAAATCTGAAtcctcaacaacaaatgttCCCCattaatcaacaatttgcTCAGATGCCAAATGGTCAAAATCAGCCTTCAatggaacaacaacaaagaatggcaatgatgatgaaacaACAAGCAATGGCTGCACAAAGACAACAAATCCCAATGAATGGTTTAGatccacaacaacaacagcaaatGATGAATGCTGTAGGTGGTGGACCTggtaatttgaatttgcaacaacaactatttttacaacaacaacagcagcagcagcagcaaccCAAAACTACTTTCCAGCAACAAgcacaaaatcaaatgaacAATTTGCGTCAACAAGCTGCAATGGTTGctcagcagcagcaacagcaacaacaacagcaacaacaacagggTCAGTTGCAAGGCAATTTGGCATCAGCAATGGGTGATTCATCTCTGAAGAATAACTCTCCTGTTGGTGCAAGATCAAATCAACAGCTGACTCCACAACAAAATGCTGCACCAGCTCCACTGCCACATCCTTCTCAACAAGGTCAAGCACAAGCTCAACATAATTTCCAGagccaacaacaacaacaacaacagcaaatGACTAAGATGGCTGGGTCTCAAggaatgaaaaagaatggTCAGATGTCAAACGGCACTAGTAATAACAGTAGTGGCAGAAACAATAATGCTCTACGagattatcaaaatcaattaatgtTATTAGAAAGACAGAATAAAGAGAGATTAGAATTTGCTAGAAACACTGGTAATTCCGACTCCAACCCATTGAGTAATGGAATGATGTTTGCCGgtcaaaatcaatattcaaattcaaatcaaaatcaaaatcaacttcCTCctaatcaacaacaaccaactCCAGCAACTTTCCACCCACCACCTCCGCCAACAACTGCAAATGGTCCTCAGGGacaatttaatcaaaaaCCATCACCTGCAACGTCAAACAATTCACCTGCATTAGGCAATAAATCATCACCAGCAATGGGCAATAAGAAATCGAAGAAAGAATCCAATAGTAAAAAGGGTAAAAAGGCGAATTCAAATGCTTCTACAACagcaaacaacaaaacatcTGGACAAACAACACCAAACATGTCACAACCTCCTAGTGCTGGCACGGAGCCAAAGCAGCCTCAACCAACAGAGCAAATGCGTCAATTACAAGACAAGCAACAGCGTCCAGGTTCAAATACTCCAAGTATGGGAAAGAAGGATTTCCAGCCATTGACACCTCGCTCTGAACCAATTAGTGGTGAAACTACGAAAAAGAAGCGTAAATCAGGTAAATTGAATgacaataatgaaaatagtAATGGCAATTCTCCAAAGAAGCAAGCCAAAACCAATGCAAACTCCAAAAACTTAGATCCTataataaaagaagaagagaatGGAGTATTATCTTTGAAGAAAGAATCTTCAACTTCATTGCAAGATCAAGATCTAGATTTAAACCCCCCATTGGCACCAACTCAAGCCACTGCTATGTCCAATACATTTAACGACGATCCATTTGATGTTCATTTATTAGATACACAacatcatcaccaacaaaatagcaacaacagcaatcATAATCGTGGGCAAAATCTTTCAAATGGAAGTAATAATCTCAGTGTAAGTGGCCCAGGAATGGGAATGAATAATCTGGTATTTGGTGATTCGACTCATGCATTTGACATTAATTTCAACATTGATAGTCTTGATGATATATGGACAACTACTGGACCAGGAGGTGATATTACTGGCACTGGTTCGGGTTCAGGAGGTGCTGGCGGTAccgatgatgataatttcaTGGGAATGAATTGGGCTGCAGatccaattgaaaatggCGATTAG